The Thermococcus sp. 4557 genomic sequence GGTCATGAGGAAGGTCATGGGATGGATCAACGTTATCGAAGTGGGGCCGGGAGACGTCCTTCCGAAGGTGGTGAGAAGGCTATGATCGGGCTGGTGTCGTCAATCCTCGCCGCAGTGGTGCTCGGAAACCCCGCGTTCCTCCTGGTCATCCCGGTCTACCTCATACGAATAAAGAGCCGGAACGGAGCGCTGGTGGCGTTCTACGCCTACGCGATCATACTCACCACCACCCTCCCAAGCGCGTCTGTTTACGAAGCGGCGGGCCTGAAGGCGGCAGTCGTGGCCGGCATCTCCGTTTTCCTCTCCCTCGACGAGACTCTGAGGGGAATCCGCTTTGACAGGGACACTATGATTGTTTCCGGTATCCTCGTGGCAGCGGCGCTGAACGACTACACTTTCATGACCGCACTGGCCGCGGCGGCATTCTACACCGCCCACCAGAACTTCGGGAGGGTTTCAGCTTACCTCGCGGGCTGGGCTGGGGGCTCCGCACTCCTCCTGTACCTGGCCAGGGAGAGGCTCGCCGACCCCGCGGCCCAGGCGCTGGTGGTGATCGGACTCGGCCTGATATTCCTGCTCTTCGCCGAGAGGCGGGACGTGGAGTTCCTGGAGGCGGGTCTGCGTGAGGAGGAGTGAGGGTTTTCTGATATTCACCCTGATAACCTCCGCGGCGATCTTCGGGGCAACACAGACCCTCCCCACACTATACTTCGGGCTGATCTACGGCATGGTTCTCTTCACATTCCGGGGCAACATCCGGGAAAAGCCCCTCCGGCTGGACGCGTATACTATCGCAGGTATCCTCCTAATCGGCGTCTCGCCCATGTTCCTGATTTACAGATGGGGGGACAATCCAAGCCCATCAACATTCCAGGCAGTTTTGTTCCTCGGCGTCTCCCTCGTTCTGTTTGATGCAAAAACGATACTCGTGCCCTCTGCGGTGCCTGTACTCGAGGTGTTTCTAGCGGCGGTTCTCAGGCTCCGGGAAGGGGTCGAACTGCTGAACCTCCTGAGCGGCGCGTTCGTTGACATCACCTCCCACCTCGTACGGGGCCTGGTAGACGTCTTCAACGTCCCCATCATCGTTAGGGGCAACGTTGCTGTCGTGCGCAGCAGCATGGTGATAATAGGCTCCGGCTGCTCCGGGCTGGACGCGTTTATCCTGTACCTGCTCGCGGCAGGACTTCTGATCCTCCTCAGGAAATCGGACGGAAGAGAGGCTTCACTTCTGCTCCTCGGGGCCCTGGGGATAATCCCCCTTAACGCGGTCAGGATATTCACGCTCCTTGTCATCGGCTACCACAGCGGGATATCGTTCCTGGAGCTCTTTCACTCACACATAGGGGACATGATGTTCGTTGCATACGTCTTCGGATACTGGTGGTGGGTTCTGAAACGCCCAAAGAACGCTGAGAAAGCAAAAAACGGGTGAGAGAGGAAAGCCGCTCACCGCCTCCCGAAGAGCAGGATGGCACCAACAACCAACAGCACCACCAGCGCCGCCCTTGACAGGTCACCGCCGAAGAAGGGAACCTGGGAAACATCAACCGCGGGCGAATAGTCGATCTTCCCGTCGCCCACCTCATCATCAGTTGTGACATTGGACATCACATCCATGGCGAGATAATAATATTGCGTATACCATTCAGTACCGTATTTCGTCCTGTTGGCGATCAAAGCGTAGGGATAGAAACTGTTCACCCCCGAACCGGGCTGGAGGTACAGCTCGTCCCGTCTAACCCTGAGTTCAACAACCCCATTATCGTAGTTGACCGCGGCGAGGTCATTTGAGCTGTTGACGTTCCCCTCGCTAACCGAGTTGTAAACCCAGAACGCGGCGTTTGAGCCGCTGATGATTGAGTTTCCGGAAATTCTGCTGAGATTAACCACGATCTCCCTCTGCCAGACCTTTGAGGTCTGAACGTCGCTGCCTAGGGGATTCCACGGGGCCCCTGAACCGGTGTAGATGGTCGGGTCAAACCCATTTTTCCCTCCCTGGTACTGTTCATTGCCGAGGGCGATTATCACAAGGGGAGACTCAGGGCTGTCAAACACCGCGGGACTGTTGAGAACCATCAGGAAGAACGCGTACGTATCATCGAACGTTATCATGAAGTACTTGATATCATAGCCGGGGTTATCACCCCCGTACTGGTTCAGGTCGTCCGACAAATCATGAAAAACCCAGACCCCATTTACGTACCCGGATTCCCCTGGGGATATCCCGGAATTCTGAATATCCAGCTCGGAGGGCCAATCGGAGGGATCTCCATCAACTGTAATGGGGTATGCCCCAACGATACCTGCTTCCATCAGCAGTAGCATCAAAAACAACGCCCCGACCCTCATCATCAACCCCCCACGGGCCGATTCGTTGATATTCATCAACTTATATTTTGTTGTTAACCTATTTAAAACATGCTCTAACCACCGCAAATAAATAGATACGTTGAAAGAAAAGAAAAAACAGCCCCATAACTTGATGTTTTTAACCAAAATCCCGGCGGATCGAGGTGTCGGTCTAAGAAACCATTTTAAACCCAGTATTTTACTCCGGGTAAGGTGGATGGAATGGGCCTGAAGAGGTACTGGGATCTGCTCACAATCATCGCCCTCTCGATCATCCTCGACCTCCTCATATTCTATGCCTCGGACAGTTTAGCGAGAAAGGCCCTAGGCCTCGCCTTCGTCCTCTTCTTCCCGGGCTACGTTTTTATAACCGCCCTCTTCCCAAACAGGCCCGAGCTGGACAACCTTGAAAGGCTCGCCCTCAGCTTCGGCCTGAGCATAGCGGTAGTACCCCTCATCGGCCTCGGCCTGAACTACACCCCCTGGGGCATTCGGCTTATCCCCATCCTGGTGAGCCTCACCGCGTTCAACATCGTTTTCTCCCTCATCGCCATCCACCGCAGGACAGGGGCCTTCGAGCCCTGGATCCCCTGGATAACCCTCGAACAGGTCAAAAGAGAGCTCGAATGGGATGAGTCGAGCAAACTCGACAGGGCCTTGACGGTCATCCTGATAATCGCCATCATAACATCCATCGGAACCCTCGGCTACGTGGTAACCCACCCCAAACAGGGGGAGGCATTCACAGAGTTTTACATCCTCGGACCCGAGGGCATAGCCGACAACTACCCGACGGAGCTCAGGGTCGGTCAGAACGGGACGGTGATAATAGGGATAGTCAACCACGAGCACCGCAACGTAACATACCACGTCCAGATATGGCTGGTGAACCTGACGTGGGACAACACCACCAACACCACGATAATCCACGGGATGTACCCGATGCCCGGCTGGTTCAACGTGACGCTGCCCAGCGTCCCGGTCAACATCGAGGGCAACTGGACGCCGCAGTTCGAGACCAACTACACCTTCAGCATCGAGGAACCCGGCAAATGGCAGGTGTGGTTCCTCCTCTTCAAGGACGATGAACCCGAGCTCCCCCCAGCCCCCGCGGACGGGAACTACGCGGAAACCCCCGCGAAGGACCTCATACTGGAGGCAATAAACGGGACGGTCCAGAGCCTCAAGCTGAACGTGGAAGTTAAGCCATGACGCGGCGCGCTCAGCCGGTTTCCAGGACCGTTATCCTGTCGCCGGGACTGAAGCCGTTGCCGTCGGAGGGGTCGAACTTCAGACCGGGCCAGACGTCACCGTCCGCCTCCTCCCACAGGCCAACGATGTAGTGAACATCGGAGTAATCCCCCCTGATCCTCGGATAAACTTCATTCACGAAGTACCAGACCCCGGCTATTGTTGAGTCCACGTTCGTTCCTGCAATAACAAGGATGGGCGTGCCCCGAAGGTTCTCGACGGCCTGAATAACAAAGTATCCCTCCCCCACGTCCCACCAGTTCTCAGGGGCCTCCGGGAGGGGATAGAGGCGCATCGGGGTAGAAACCCCATCAGGGCCCAGAGAAACCAAAAGGGAGCCGGAACCCCCGAGAATGACCGTACAGTCGTTCGAACCCGCCCCAATAAGGATGAGAGATGTGTCTGAATCCAGGAGGCCACCGCACTCGGCATCATTCATCAGAGACAGGGAGTACACCCCGCTTAAAATCTGCACAGAGTACCTCGTTTCCGCTTCCCTGTCGGGCGAGCCGAAGCCGGAGGTCCGGAGGGAGAAAAATGAGCGGCCGGCCAGAGACCCCAGCGTGGACGTGGAGTACCACGACCGGTAAACCCTGAAATCGTCGGAGGAGAGAACAAGGTAAGGATAGCTGGAGTCCCACGCGGTGGTTTTGGTCCCGGGAGATACCGCCCGGAAGAAGTTTAGCAGCACGAAGCTCCTGAAATCCGAGGCGTCCCTCCACGCGACGATTCCATCGTTCTTCAGATGGTAGAGGGACACGTCCAGGGCCTCGTCAGTAATCACCGCATCGTAGGTATAGAACGCCGACGGCCTGGCCACGTTCATGCCGCTGATGAATATCAGGGAAGCCAGGAGAATCGTCAGTCCAATTCCCGAAAACTTCGCCGAAAAGGAGTTGAACTCATCGGGAAGATGCCGGAGATCCTCGTGGATTATCCTGGCCACGAGGGGGGCGCCAAAGACCGGAAAGTACTGGAGAACCCTGACGAGCCAGTTGCTGAAGCCCCAGCCCCCCGCGGTCCTCGGCATGAGGAACGAGATCGCAAGCATCGCGCCCCCGATCAGCATCCACGAAACCGCCAGGACCTCCAGGGTCTGGAGTTTTCCGCCGCGAATCCGATCGAGGAGGGAATACACAAGCATGAAGCCAAAAAAGATGTTTCCAAGCTGGAAGAACACGAAGGCCAGCAGAGACCCGCTGTAAACGGTGCTGTAAACGGCCGAGTTCAGCAGGAACTGGAGATACACCGCGACTCCCCACGCCAACGCGGCCAGGAGCAGGATAGGGACGAAGAACCTGTTCACCATACCCACGAGGAACCCCCAGGCTCTCACAAGCAGCCCTCTCCTCCGGCGAAGGAACGAAACCACCAGCCACACAAAGGCGACGGTTAGAAGATAACCCCCGACCGCAAGGAGCTTAAAAAGCCCCTGCGACAGGTGGAGGGCACTCACGAGCCTCATGTTCTCCACAATCCAGATGACCGCACCCACCATCCTGCCGTACGGGGGGAACCAGAGGACCGTGAGCAATCCGGCGAGCGAAGATAGGGCGACGAGCAGAAAATTCCTCCTCCATAGCCCGTTGGAGAGGTCCTCGGACAGCGACATGTAAACCGTGTAGAGCATCAACAGCACCGAGAAGAAAACAAAGGAGAGTATATGGATCAAAGCCATGAAGACGAACAGAAGCGGCAGCACGACGAAGTCAGCATCCCGAATTTCCCTGTGGCTGCTCAGATAGTAAACGGTGACAAGGAGTCCCCAGAGGAGCCCAAGCTGCTGGGGCCTCACCTCCAGTCCGGCCCAGATGTAGTAGCTCGAAAGGAAGAGCAAGAGGACCGACAGTATTGATACCTCCCGGGAGAGACCAACCCTGCGGTAGAACCAGTAAACGACGGGAACGTACATGACAAACACCGCAAGTGAAAACGCGATGACGAGCCGCAGGGGCTCCAAACGGAAGGTATGGAATATCCCCATCAGGAGGAAGGGGAGGACAAAGCCAGAGAACGGCCACTTCCTGTAGAAATACACATCCCCCATCAGGGACATGTAATAGCTCTCATCGAACGCCGTGAAGTACCTGCCGAAACCGCAGCGTATAGAGCACCCAAGAACAAACGCGAGAAACGCCAGGAGAAGAAGCCGCCCTCCCCAGCCCAGTTTACCCCACAGGATAACCGAGACAGCCCCCAGAATGAAGATAAAGGTAAGCACCGCCACTTCCAACTTGCTTTACCCCCCTGCCTCCAGAAGGGCCCTCAAGGAGTATTTCTCGCCGGAACTGGAGACGACAACGACCCGTATCTCCACGGGGTGGGGAACGTACTCCACCTTGAGTGTTCTCAGAGAGATCACGTACCCGTCACCATCGCGGGTTAGGTTGAATTCCCTGTGGACTTCTATGAGCCTGTCCCCGTCTTTCCTCCGGGAAACGTCCGAAATACTGGTTCCATCAGTGGTGTTGACGATAATTGAGGTCCCGTTGGCAACATACATAAGGGGAAAGTTCTCCAGAACGTGGATAAGATCGTCCCCGGTGAGGTTGAATCTCGTGAGGTCAATGCCGTACGCCCGCGGGGCACCAACAACGTCCGAAGAGCCGTTCACCCTCAGAACCCTCGTTTCATCCAGCAGTACGCGCTCGGAGTAGTTAACTGCATCGATGGAAAAGCTGAACTGAACCCTCTGGATATCACCCGGATTCAGGGTGACCTTACCGGTTTCTATCGAGGAGTTATCGAGATACACCGTATACACATAGGTACTGACGCCCTCCTCATGGGACTCAATAAGGAACGCAAGCTCGTACGTCCTGTTCGGCTCAACCCTGGGGAAGACGTCGCTTTCAAAATAGACCTTGGTGTAACCCTGAGAATGAGGCTGATTGAGCGTCACAACCAGCAGGGAAGCCCCCAACAGCACCACCGCAATTAGAGCCAGAGGATAAATCCACCGCCGCTTCATACAGACCCCCACGTGTCCCTCCGTTCAGGATAAACCCCCGAGAATTTAAAACTTTTGCCAGAAGTTAGAACAAAACCTGAAAAGGAAGAAAAAGGAAACCTTCAAGATTCACTTCAGTCCCAGTAGTAGCAGTAGCAGCTCGGGATGCTGTCGGTCCAGATGACATCTCCAGGCTCAAGGCCAAAGAGTCCTGGGTCGCTCATGTACATGATGTGCAGTATGTCGTCGCCGGTGCTGAAGCCGTTGACGTCGTCCGGAGCGCCTCTGATCCAGGCGGGAGCGAATATGGACTCCTCCCAGTATACGTAGTCGTCACTGCTCTCTCTCCACTCTCCCACTATGTATCCGCTCGGCGGAAGCGGCTGGTGGCCGTATCCCATGTAAATTATCCAGTCAACGAGCCAGGAAGCTGCGACAGTACCGTCAACGCCGGCACCTTCAATTGAAAACACTAGGACGCCGTCGTCGGTGGTGAACCACTGGATGACGAATATGTCCCTGCTGACATCGTACCACTGCTCGTCCGGCCCGACCCACTCGACAACGGTGCCGTTCGGTAGCACGAACGCATCGTACATTCCGTTCTGAGGCGGCCTTCTGACGACTGGCGCTATGCCCTCGGTGTACTCGTAGTATCCGAGCGGCAGGTTGACTCCACTGCCGCCGACGAGGATAACGATGTCTCCCGGCTGGAGGCCAGGCATCTCACCGGTGGTGAGGTCAACGTACTGCGGGTTGTCGTCGAAGATGACCCTGCTGGCGTTGGCACCGGCCTGGCTGAGGTAGAACAGCACACCGAGGTTGTCGGCGGCCAGGGTGCCGTGGCCGGTGGTTATGACCGGGTTCTGGTCGGCGTCGAAGCTCCATCCGAAGTACGGCTGCGGTGAACCGAGGGCCCAGCTTCCGCCGCCCTCGACTATGTACCTGGCGTTCTGGAGAACGTCACAGAGGCCAAGCTCAAGGCAGATGGCCCTGCGGACCGTGAAGTCCTGGGAAGCGACCTGTATCGGGTCGTACCTCTCAAGCTGCTCGCCGTGGAGCTCGTAGATGGCCTCGAGCTCGATGGTCTTCTCCATGCCCTGGAGGTACAGGTACTCGCGGAGTATCTGGCTGAGGTTGTAAACGTAGAGCGTGGTGATGTTGTTGTCGAGCTCGTTGACGGCGTAGAACGTGTCGCAGTCCTTCACGTACTCGTTGATGACATTGAAGCTGAAGAGGGCGAAACCGGGCTTGGTGAACTCGTCCACATGGGTGTACGTCACTATGAACCTGAACTTAATCATCGTGACGCCGCTGACGGAGAAGTTAACGGAGGTCGTGTTCCACGGGGTGTCGTCGGCCTCGGTGAAGCTCAGGAGGTCAATCCAGTTGGTGCTCCAGCCGTTCGTTGGGTCGTACACCTTGTACTGGAGGGTGACGGTGACGTTCGGGTCGAGGGCCAGGGCATAGGTGAAGGTGGCGTTAACGGTTCCGGTGTAGGTCTTAACGTCAGCGCTGGTGTTGTCGATGAGCCGCATGGGGTCTGTCATTATGTAGCTGTTGTTATCTATCTCGTAGCCGGTCGGGTAGGTAGTGAGGGCCCATCCATAGCCCATGTTGTAGTAGGCGACCATGTCGGCAGGCTCGGCGTGCACGAAGCCATGGTCCTCATCTAGATCCCATCCCTGGAGGTAGTCATTGGCACCCTCGGGAACCTTTCTGGTGAAGTTCTCGGTGATAACACCCCAGCTGACTTCACCATCGCTGATGAGGATGCACTCCTTGTAGGTCTGGAAGTACTCGGCCGGGAGCCAGTACCTGAGCTGGTTGTCCACGAATATCTTAATTCCCTTGAAGGTCAGGTTCTGGTAGCTGAGGTTCCAGGCGTAGACGTTGTAGTCGAACCTGCTGTCCCTACAGTCAAGCGTGTAGCTGAGCGGATAGCTTATCGTATACACAGGACCGTCCTCAAGGTACTTGACGAAGGTCTTCTTGAGATCGCCGTAGTTGATAATGTCATAGTGCTCATCTGGGCTGCAGCCACCGCACTCGGAGTCGTTGTAGTGCCATTTAATGAGGAACGGCTTCGGCAGGTTGAGCGGTGGCTTGGGACCCTTGATGACAACCGGTGCAGTGCCCGAAGACCTCGGGTTTCCACCGACGTAGGTACCAACGCTAACGGTATAGGTTCCCGGAATCTCCGGGTTCTTAAGGCCGCCGAGAACTATCTCAACCGTGTCAGTAGTAGCTATCGGTATGTTGACGTAAATGAACACCGACTGGACGTTTGGATCGGACGGATCCTGCTGGTAGCGTACAACGTTTACAACATTGCCGGTCTTGTCAGTTCCGTTGATCTTGAATGAGACCAATGAGACCTGAGTAACGTCGAACGGAGAAATCCCAGTAAAACCAACCTTGATGAGTCCCTGCCCTCCACCTGGAAGGTCCAGGAGCGAGTTGTTGAAGTACAGGGTCAGTTCAACATTGGTGGCGTTTGTAGTGTCGTTGGATAGCTGGGGTGGAGCTATGAAGTTGATGTCAGGCAATGAGTCATCCGCAAGCGGCTGGAACGTTATCGGTGTGGTTGGCACTGAGATGCTTACTGCCGCGGGCACTGCAGCTGCTAAAACAAACAAAGCCAACAATAAACTAAGGGTTTTCCTTCTCATACCATATTCACCTCTCTATCCCGGTACCGGGGGGTAACCCCACTCGACATATAGTGTTTTAGAATATATAAGCTTTTCTTTGATTAACAACACTCATATACTAGATTGTAATTCGTAACCCGACAATTGTGCGTAGATTACGTGTAAGATTTAAGAATAGAAAAACATTAAATTTAGTAGGTTCTTAACATTGATGATTTCTAGTCGTAATCATGATATGGAGTAATTGTTTACCATGTGCCACTTCTGATTCAATGGGATACAATAATACATAGTCCGGGACCAATTCCTAGCACCCTAGGTAACATTCAAAAACCAGTCATCAAATATCGGGTCGATATTCAAACCCCACGCGCGCCAGTATCGACATCTTCCTCAGGAGCTTTGGGTTGTCCATTACCCACCTCATGGCATCAACAAGGGCCGACACGCTCAGATCCTCCAGAACGAATCCGTTCCTGCCCGACTCAACGAGAAACTTTGCCCCCACGTTGGGCGACACGATGACGGGAACACCGAAGGCAAGGGCCTCGGCGACCACCATTCC encodes the following:
- a CDS encoding archaeosortase/exosortase family protein gives rise to the protein MRRSEGFLIFTLITSAAIFGATQTLPTLYFGLIYGMVLFTFRGNIREKPLRLDAYTIAGILLIGVSPMFLIYRWGDNPSPSTFQAVLFLGVSLVLFDAKTILVPSAVPVLEVFLAAVLRLREGVELLNLLSGAFVDITSHLVRGLVDVFNVPIIVRGNVAVVRSSMVIIGSGCSGLDAFILYLLAAGLLILLRKSDGREASLLLLGALGIIPLNAVRIFTLLVIGYHSGISFLELFHSHIGDMMFVAYVFGYWWWVLKRPKNAEKAKNG
- a CDS encoding DUF1616 domain-containing protein, with the translated sequence MGLKRYWDLLTIIALSIILDLLIFYASDSLARKALGLAFVLFFPGYVFITALFPNRPELDNLERLALSFGLSIAVVPLIGLGLNYTPWGIRLIPILVSLTAFNIVFSLIAIHRRTGAFEPWIPWITLEQVKRELEWDESSKLDRALTVILIIAIITSIGTLGYVVTHPKQGEAFTEFYILGPEGIADNYPTELRVGQNGTVIIGIVNHEHRNVTYHVQIWLVNLTWDNTTNTTIIHGMYPMPGWFNVTLPSVPVNIEGNWTPQFETNYTFSIEEPGKWQVWFLLFKDDEPELPPAPADGNYAETPAKDLILEAINGTVQSLKLNVEVKP